From one Mycobacteriales bacterium genomic stretch:
- a CDS encoding AI-2E family transporter, which produces MSDEHAPDEAVGDAQDAAREARSAEAGAVDAKASAEQARDASVRAATGATEAAAVVAPDDPLLDTAVRRIEAQVSDEKPFGEPGRPMSRRSPFRVAFTASLGVALAYGLVQALVTVRSVLILLLVSGFLAIGLNPTVEFFERRGIARGRAVGIVLAGVLVFFTAFFAAIVPPIVDQAGQFREAVPGYVQDLQDNRRIADLNEQYGFLEKAKDLAKNPEKLAPSVFGGVVGVGKVVFSAFFSALTVLILTLYFLSSLPSIKQSAYRMVPRSRRARVGLLTDEILSRVGGYVAGALTIGAIAGVTTFVFCMAFGIPYPVALAMVVAVTDLVPLIGATIGAAVVTLVAFFVSVEVGLIALVYYLVYQQVENYVLYPRIMKRSVDVSPAATVVAVLIGGSLLGVLGALLAIPIAAAVQLVLQQVVAPRQDDH; this is translated from the coding sequence GTGAGCGACGAGCACGCACCCGACGAGGCGGTCGGGGACGCGCAGGACGCAGCCCGCGAGGCCCGGTCCGCCGAGGCCGGGGCGGTCGACGCGAAGGCGTCCGCGGAGCAGGCCCGTGACGCCTCCGTGCGCGCCGCCACCGGGGCGACCGAGGCGGCCGCGGTCGTTGCCCCCGACGACCCGCTGCTCGACACCGCCGTACGCCGGATCGAGGCGCAGGTCAGCGACGAGAAGCCCTTCGGTGAGCCCGGCCGCCCGATGTCGCGTCGCTCCCCCTTCCGCGTCGCCTTCACGGCGTCGCTCGGCGTGGCGCTGGCTTACGGCCTCGTGCAGGCGCTCGTCACGGTGCGCTCCGTGCTCATCCTGCTGCTGGTCAGCGGGTTCCTCGCGATCGGCCTCAACCCCACGGTCGAGTTCTTCGAGCGCCGCGGGATCGCCCGCGGACGCGCGGTGGGCATCGTGCTTGCGGGAGTGCTCGTCTTCTTCACGGCCTTCTTCGCCGCGATCGTGCCCCCGATCGTCGACCAGGCGGGGCAGTTCCGCGAGGCCGTCCCGGGCTACGTCCAGGACCTGCAGGACAACCGCCGCATCGCGGACCTCAACGAGCAGTACGGCTTCCTCGAGAAGGCCAAGGACCTCGCGAAGAACCCGGAGAAGCTCGCGCCCAGCGTGTTCGGCGGTGTCGTCGGCGTCGGCAAGGTCGTCTTCAGCGCGTTCTTCAGCGCGCTGACGGTCCTGATCCTCACGCTCTACTTCCTGTCGTCCCTGCCGTCGATAAAGCAGAGCGCCTACCGCATGGTGCCGCGTTCGCGTCGCGCCCGCGTCGGTCTGCTCACCGACGAGATCCTCAGCCGGGTAGGAGGTTATGTCGCCGGCGCGCTGACGATCGGTGCCATCGCGGGCGTCACGACGTTCGTCTTCTGCATGGCCTTCGGGATCCCTTATCCGGTGGCGCTGGCCATGGTCGTGGCCGTCACCGACCTCGTCCCGCTGATCGGCGCCACCATCGGCGCAGCCGTCGTGACGCTGGTGGCCTTCTTCGTCTCCGTCGAGGTCGGACTCATCGCCCTCGTCTACTACCTCGTCTACCAGCAGGTCGAGAACTACGTCCTCTACCCGCGCATCATGAAGCGGTCCGTCGACGTCTCCCCCGCGGCGACCGTGGTGGCCGTGCTCATCGGCGGCTCGTTGCTCGGCGTGCTCGGGGCGCTACTGGCGATCCCGATCGCCGCCGCGGTGCAGCTGGTGCTGCAGCAGGTCGTCGCGCCCCGCCAGGACGACCACTAG
- a CDS encoding alpha/beta hydrolase has product MSAVELVSREVGSGRPLVLLHAFPLSSAMWLAQREHLSSLARVVTPDLRGFGGSPLGFDEPSLDRSADDVVALLDRLGLDRVVLGGLSMGGYIAMALLRSYPERVEALVLADTKATADPEAARANRLRIADAVVADGTGVLVEEVLPKLLGATSVTSRPHVVGRVKGLVQSAPPPAVAWAQRAMAARPDSLDVLRSADVPALVVVGDEDELSSAEDAQAMVDALPQGRLAVLPGSGHLTAVEVPDTFNLAVSRFLADL; this is encoded by the coding sequence ATGAGCGCCGTCGAGCTGGTCTCGCGCGAGGTCGGCAGCGGCCGGCCGCTGGTGCTGCTGCACGCCTTCCCGCTGTCGTCGGCGATGTGGCTCGCACAGCGCGAGCACCTGTCGTCGCTGGCCCGGGTCGTCACGCCGGACCTGCGCGGGTTCGGCGGCTCGCCACTGGGCTTCGACGAGCCGTCCCTCGACCGCAGCGCCGACGACGTCGTGGCGCTGCTCGACCGGCTCGGCCTCGACCGGGTCGTGCTCGGTGGGCTGTCGATGGGCGGCTACATCGCGATGGCGCTGCTGCGCTCCTACCCGGAGCGGGTCGAGGCGCTCGTGCTCGCCGACACCAAGGCGACGGCCGACCCCGAGGCAGCCCGGGCCAACCGGCTGCGGATCGCCGACGCCGTGGTCGCTGACGGCACGGGCGTGCTCGTCGAGGAGGTGCTGCCGAAGCTGCTCGGCGCGACCTCGGTGACGTCACGCCCGCACGTCGTCGGCCGGGTCAAGGGACTGGTCCAGTCGGCGCCGCCGCCGGCCGTCGCCTGGGCCCAGCGGGCGATGGCCGCGCGCCCGGACTCTCTCGACGTGCTGCGTTCCGCCGACGTGCCCGCGCTGGTCGTCGTCGGTGACGAGGACGAGCTGTCCAGCGCCGAGGACGCGCAGGCGATGGTCGACGCGCTGCCGCAGGGCCGGCTCGCCGTGCTGCCCGGCTCGGGTCACCTGACCGCCGTCGAGGTGCCGGACACCTTCAACCTCGCGGTCTCCCGCTTCCTCGCCGACCTCTGA
- a CDS encoding SDR family NAD(P)-dependent oxidoreductase, with the protein MTSFDLTGRTALVTGASRGIGRALALGLAHAGADVAVSARDEALLESLAKEIGVLGRRAVVLPADVTDADACRRLIADAVEGLGQLDVLVNNAGGSSFFGPVSDLRFSGWEKTMRLNVDSIVHLSQAAGAHMTARGKGSVVNVASVAGLGGTPMMAAYGASKAAVISLTRTLSFEWGPSGVRVNALCPGWTRTDLNRDLWGGPDAGASWVERQGLQRWAEVEEMVGPTVFLASDASSYVTGQCLVVDGGQTAG; encoded by the coding sequence ATGACGTCGTTCGACCTGACCGGGCGCACCGCGCTCGTCACCGGGGCCTCGCGCGGCATCGGGCGCGCGCTCGCCCTGGGTCTGGCCCATGCGGGCGCCGACGTCGCCGTCTCGGCCCGCGACGAGGCCCTTCTCGAGTCGCTCGCCAAGGAGATCGGCGTGCTCGGCCGCCGCGCGGTCGTGCTGCCCGCCGACGTGACCGACGCCGACGCCTGTCGTCGGCTCATCGCCGACGCGGTGGAGGGGCTGGGCCAGCTCGACGTGCTCGTCAACAACGCGGGCGGTTCGTCGTTCTTCGGGCCGGTGTCGGACCTGCGCTTCTCCGGCTGGGAGAAGACGATGCGGCTCAACGTCGACTCGATCGTCCACCTGTCGCAGGCTGCGGGCGCCCACATGACCGCGCGGGGGAAGGGCTCGGTCGTCAACGTCGCCTCCGTCGCGGGGCTCGGCGGCACACCGATGATGGCGGCCTACGGCGCGTCGAAGGCGGCGGTCATCTCGCTCACCCGGACGCTGTCGTTCGAGTGGGGGCCGTCGGGGGTGCGGGTCAACGCGCTGTGCCCCGGCTGGACCCGCACCGACCTCAACCGCGACCTGTGGGGCGGGCCTGACGCGGGCGCGAGCTGGGTGGAGCGGCAAGGCCTGCAGCGCTGGGCCGAGGTCGAGGAGATGGTGGGGCCGACGGTCTTCCTCGCGAGCGACGCGTCGTCCTACGTCACCGGCCAGTGCCTGGTCGTCGACGGCGGGCAGACGGCCGGATGA
- a CDS encoding 3-hydroxybutyryl-CoA dehydrogenase: MGVIGTGTMASGIVEVCAKSGYDVVFRARGEDKVAAVRKKIESSLDKAVQRGKLSEDARGAALGRITGTTELDDLRDCDLVIEAVVEDLAIKKALFGALDDVLKPGAILATTTSSLPVIECATATSRPQDVVGMHWFNPATVMKLVEIVPTVTTAPDVVATIREVCAATGKHPVLCGDRAGFIVNALLFPYLNDAVKMLEAHYATIDDIDFAMTKGCGHPMGPFALMDVVGLDVTLAIQKTLYGEFREPGYAPAPMLEHLVKAGYLGRKTGRGFRDYAKS, from the coding sequence ATCGGCGTGATCGGCACCGGCACGATGGCCAGCGGCATCGTCGAGGTCTGCGCGAAGAGCGGCTACGACGTCGTCTTCCGGGCCCGCGGTGAGGACAAGGTCGCCGCCGTCCGCAAGAAGATCGAGTCCTCGCTCGACAAGGCCGTCCAGCGCGGCAAGCTGTCCGAGGACGCCCGTGGTGCGGCGCTCGGGCGCATCACCGGCACGACCGAGCTCGACGACCTGCGCGACTGCGACCTCGTCATCGAGGCCGTCGTCGAGGACCTCGCGATCAAGAAGGCGCTGTTCGGCGCACTCGACGACGTCCTCAAGCCCGGCGCGATCCTCGCGACCACCACCTCGTCGCTGCCGGTCATCGAGTGCGCGACCGCGACCAGCCGTCCGCAGGACGTCGTCGGCATGCACTGGTTCAACCCCGCCACCGTCATGAAGCTCGTCGAGATCGTGCCGACGGTGACCACCGCCCCCGACGTCGTCGCGACGATCCGCGAGGTGTGCGCCGCCACCGGCAAGCACCCGGTGCTCTGCGGCGACCGCGCCGGCTTCATCGTCAACGCGCTGCTGTTCCCCTACCTCAACGACGCGGTGAAGATGCTCGAGGCGCACTACGCGACCATCGACGACATCGACTTCGCGATGACCAAGGGCTGCGGCCACCCGATGGGCCCGTTCGCGCTGATGGACGTGGTCGGACTCGACGTGACGCTGGCGATCCAGAAGACCCTCTACGGCGAGTTCCGCGAGCCGGGCTACGCGCCCGCGCCGATGCTCGAGCACCTCGTGAAGGCCGGCTACCTCGGGCGCAAGACTGGCCGCGGCTTCCGCGACTACGCCAAGAGCTAG
- a CDS encoding GAF and ANTAR domain-containing protein, which yields MRVDPTGGDTVTTTDRSPSDATSELVDALRERTEEQPEELAAALVELSEMLLDSEPLHATLQRVAELAVTAVPGCTAAGVTLIRGTQPVTAAATDELTLTVDARQYAADEGPCLDAARHRRVNRVDLEEADQRWPDFAASAREVGIRSYLAAPLVVRDTSIGSLNLYSSSHDGFDALDDALVSLFCAQASIALANAQLYDRTASLAEQLRTAMASRALIEQAKGVLMAQHRVDADAAFALLRDRSQHANRKLRDVAQQVVDDVMI from the coding sequence GTGAGAGTCGACCCGACGGGGGGTGACACGGTGACGACGACCGACCGGAGCCCCAGCGACGCCACCAGCGAGCTCGTGGACGCCCTGAGGGAGCGCACCGAGGAGCAGCCCGAGGAGCTGGCGGCCGCGCTGGTCGAGCTCTCCGAGATGCTGCTGGACAGCGAGCCGCTCCACGCCACGCTGCAGCGGGTCGCGGAGCTCGCCGTGACCGCCGTGCCCGGGTGCACAGCCGCGGGCGTGACGCTGATCCGGGGGACCCAACCGGTCACCGCCGCGGCGACCGACGAGCTCACCCTCACCGTCGACGCCCGGCAGTACGCCGCCGACGAGGGCCCGTGCCTCGATGCCGCTCGCCACCGGCGCGTCAACCGCGTCGACCTCGAGGAGGCCGACCAGCGCTGGCCGGACTTCGCAGCCAGCGCCCGTGAGGTCGGCATCCGCTCCTACCTCGCGGCCCCGCTCGTCGTCCGCGACACCTCGATCGGCTCCCTCAACCTCTACAGCTCGTCGCACGACGGCTTCGACGCCCTCGACGACGCGCTGGTCTCGCTGTTCTGCGCCCAGGCCTCCATCGCGCTGGCCAATGCCCAGCTTTACGACCGCACCGCCAGCCTCGCCGAGCAGCTGCGCACGGCGATGGCCAGCCGAGCCCTCATCGAGCAGGCCAAGGGAGTCCTCATGGCCCAGCACCGGGTCGACGCCGACGCCGCCTTCGCCCTGCTGCGGGACCGGTCGCAGCACGCCAACCGCAAGCTGCGCGACGTGGCGCAGCAGGTCGTCGACGACGTGATGATCTAA
- a CDS encoding STAS domain-containing protein — translation MDGVLEVVLTTSGRTAFLRLSGELDLATAPGLHRRLATLPDTVETVDVQAAELTFLDLAGLDVLLDLATRLRTDGGALVVRAPSPPVRRLLGLLADPLPVKG, via the coding sequence GTGGACGGTGTGCTGGAGGTCGTGCTGACGACCTCGGGCCGCACGGCGTTCCTGCGGCTCAGCGGTGAGCTCGACCTTGCGACGGCACCGGGACTTCACCGGCGACTCGCGACGCTGCCGGACACGGTCGAGACCGTCGACGTCCAGGCCGCCGAGCTCACCTTCCTCGACCTCGCCGGCCTCGACGTGCTGCTCGACCTCGCAACCAGGCTGCGCACCGACGGGGGTGCTCTCGTCGTACGCGCTCCGAGCCCTCCCGTGCGACGCCTGCTGGGGCTGCTGGCCGACCCGCTGCCGGTCAAGGGCTAG
- a CDS encoding metallopeptidase TldD-related protein encodes MSADVVERALALSRADGCVVLVEESSTVDLRWAGSTLTTNGSRNERSVTVISVVGDQVGTRSASVLDDLEGLVRASEAAAREAGPAQDAGPLVTGDADAGFSDPAAVTTVAVFEGLARGLGEAFAAGDSDGIRHYGYATHDVTTTWLGSSTGLRRRHVQPRGYVELTAKNDRRGGSSWVGQHTRDWSDVSVAAHDGELRRRLGWTERWVDVPAGRHEVLLPPSAVADLLVYAHWTASGRDAAEGRTVYSRPGGTRVGEVLAPQGFSVRSDPRDPALGVRPWAVAHGSSAMGSVFDNGLDLPATSWVSDGRLDALVETRSTAEQRGVPMTPYVDNLVVDGGGSATLDDMVASTQRGLLLTCLWYIRVVDPETLLLTGLTRDGVYVVEDGEVVGTCSNFRWNESPIGLLGRVVEVGVSGSTLPREWSDYFTWTRMPALRVPDFNMSSVSQAS; translated from the coding sequence ATGAGCGCCGACGTCGTCGAGCGGGCGCTCGCGCTGTCCAGGGCCGACGGGTGCGTCGTGCTCGTCGAGGAGTCGAGCACCGTCGACCTGCGCTGGGCCGGTTCGACGCTGACCACCAACGGCTCCCGCAACGAGCGCTCGGTGACGGTCATCAGCGTCGTCGGCGACCAGGTCGGCACCCGGTCGGCATCCGTGCTCGACGACCTCGAAGGGCTGGTGCGGGCCAGCGAGGCCGCGGCCCGCGAGGCGGGGCCCGCGCAGGACGCTGGCCCCCTCGTGACTGGCGACGCGGACGCGGGCTTCAGCGACCCCGCCGCGGTCACCACTGTCGCGGTCTTCGAGGGCCTGGCGCGCGGGCTCGGTGAGGCCTTCGCCGCCGGCGACTCCGACGGCATCCGCCACTACGGCTACGCCACGCATGACGTCACCACCACCTGGCTCGGCTCGTCGACCGGGTTGCGTCGTCGGCACGTGCAGCCGCGCGGCTACGTCGAGCTCACCGCCAAGAACGACCGCCGCGGTGGCTCCTCCTGGGTCGGTCAGCACACCCGCGACTGGAGCGACGTCTCCGTGGCAGCCCACGACGGTGAGCTCCGGCGGCGGCTGGGCTGGACCGAGCGCTGGGTCGACGTGCCCGCAGGCCGTCACGAGGTGCTGCTGCCGCCGAGCGCGGTCGCCGACCTGCTGGTCTACGCGCACTGGACGGCGAGCGGCCGTGATGCCGCCGAGGGTCGCACCGTCTACTCCAGGCCCGGGGGCACCCGGGTCGGAGAAGTCCTTGCGCCGCAGGGCTTCTCGGTCCGCTCGGACCCGCGCGATCCCGCCCTCGGCGTCCGCCCCTGGGCGGTGGCGCACGGGTCGAGCGCGATGGGCAGCGTGTTCGACAACGGCCTCGACCTGCCCGCGACGTCCTGGGTCTCCGACGGTCGGCTCGACGCGCTCGTCGAGACCCGCTCCACCGCAGAGCAGCGGGGCGTCCCGATGACGCCCTACGTCGACAACCTCGTCGTCGACGGTGGCGGCAGCGCGACCCTCGACGACATGGTGGCGAGCACGCAGCGCGGCCTGCTGCTCACCTGCCTGTGGTACATCCGGGTCGTCGACCCGGAGACCCTGCTGCTCACCGGCCTCACCCGCGACGGGGTCTACGTCGTCGAGGACGGCGAGGTTGTCGGCACCTGCAGCAACTTCCGCTGGAACGAGTCGCCGATCGGGCTGCTCGGTCGGGTCGTGGAGGTCGGAGTGTCGGGCTCGACGCTGCCGCGCGAGTGGAGCGACTACTTCACCTGGACCCGGATGCCCGCGCTGCGAGTGCCGGACTTCAACATGAGCTCGGTCAGCCAGGCCTCGTGA
- a CDS encoding TldD/PmbA family protein has translation MTAPTDRTVDPTFTALPLQQAADAALQAARDAGATHADVRVHRLRGQDLSLRDGRLERLGDDVTLGLAVRVVHDGTWGFASSPDVTPDEAVRLARTAVDVARVARPLNREPVKLADEPVHVGEWVSAYSVDPFAVPPADKVALFEQWSQRLLASDEVDHVDVSLQQAMENVFYADSAGTRTTQQRVRLQPQVTGTRVDPGGGFETMRTLAAPVGRGWEYLTDGAYDWASELAQMPDDLVQKAKASSVEPGRYDLVIDPSNLWLTIHESIGHATELDRALGYEAAYAGTSFATLDQLGTLRYGTDLMHVTGDRHTPHGLSTVGWDDEGVAAQQWDIVRDGTLVGYQLDRRMAKQNGFGRSNGCAYADGPHRVPVQRMPNVSLQPLAGGPSTEELIAGVERGIYVVGDKSWSIDMQRYNFQFTGQRFYEIRSGRIVGQLRDVAYQAVTTEFWGSMEAIGGPQTYVLGGAFNCGKAQPSQTAAVSHGCPAAVFRGVTILNTVREAGR, from the coding sequence GTGACAGCGCCCACCGACCGGACGGTCGACCCGACCTTCACCGCCCTGCCCCTGCAGCAGGCTGCCGACGCCGCCCTGCAGGCGGCCCGCGATGCCGGTGCCACCCACGCCGATGTCCGCGTCCACCGGCTGCGCGGCCAGGACCTCAGCCTGCGCGACGGCCGCCTCGAACGCCTCGGTGACGACGTCACCCTCGGGCTCGCCGTGCGTGTCGTGCACGACGGCACCTGGGGCTTCGCCTCCTCGCCGGACGTGACACCTGACGAGGCGGTCCGCCTCGCCCGCACGGCCGTCGACGTCGCCCGGGTCGCCCGCCCGCTCAACCGCGAGCCGGTCAAGCTCGCCGACGAGCCGGTCCATGTCGGCGAGTGGGTGTCGGCGTACTCCGTCGATCCCTTCGCCGTGCCACCCGCCGACAAGGTCGCGCTGTTCGAGCAGTGGTCGCAGCGGCTGCTGGCCAGCGACGAGGTCGACCACGTCGACGTCAGCCTCCAGCAGGCGATGGAGAACGTCTTCTACGCCGACTCGGCGGGCACCCGCACGACGCAGCAGCGGGTGCGCCTGCAGCCTCAGGTCACCGGCACCCGGGTCGACCCCGGGGGTGGCTTCGAGACCATGCGGACGCTCGCCGCCCCGGTGGGCCGCGGCTGGGAGTACCTCACCGACGGCGCCTACGACTGGGCGTCCGAACTCGCGCAGATGCCCGACGACCTGGTGCAGAAGGCGAAGGCGAGCAGCGTCGAGCCGGGCCGCTACGACCTCGTCATCGACCCGAGCAACCTGTGGCTCACCATCCACGAGTCGATCGGCCACGCGACGGAGCTCGACCGCGCGCTGGGCTACGAGGCGGCCTACGCCGGCACGAGCTTCGCCACCCTCGACCAGCTCGGGACGCTGCGCTACGGCACCGACCTGATGCACGTCACCGGCGACCGCCACACCCCGCACGGCCTGTCGACCGTCGGCTGGGACGACGAGGGCGTCGCCGCGCAGCAGTGGGACATCGTGCGTGACGGCACCCTGGTCGGATACCAGCTCGACCGCAGGATGGCGAAGCAGAACGGGTTCGGACGAAGCAACGGCTGCGCGTACGCCGACGGGCCGCACCGGGTGCCGGTGCAGCGGATGCCCAACGTCTCCCTGCAGCCGCTCGCGGGTGGGCCGAGCACCGAGGAGCTGATCGCGGGCGTCGAGCGCGGCATCTACGTCGTCGGCGACAAGAGCTGGTCGATCGACATGCAGCGCTACAACTTCCAGTTCACCGGGCAGCGGTTCTACGAGATCAGGTCCGGCCGGATCGTGGGGCAGCTGCGCGACGTGGCCTACCAAGCCGTCACGACGGAGTTCTGGGGCTCCATGGAGGCGATCGGCGGGCCGCAGACCTACGTCCTCGGCGGCGCCTTCAACTGCGGCAAGGCGCAGCCCTCGCAGACCGCGGCCGTCAGCCACGGCTGCCCGGCCGCGGTGTTTCGCGGGGTCACCATCCTCAACACCGTCAGGGAGGCCGGGCGATGA
- the nucS gene encoding endonuclease NucS produces MRLVLATCSVDYVGRLTAHLPLATRLLMVKADGSVLVHSDTGGYKPLMWMTPPCATAEVDGVWTVTNKGGEQLVITVEDVQHDTAHELGTDPGLQKDGVEKQLQALLADQCHVLGDGFTLVQREYFTDIGPVDLLCRDAAGAHVLVEVKRHAEIDSVEQLTRYLQRVSTVLGDGVRGVLAAQSFKPQAKVLAADRGIACVQVDYDHLRGLESLTPTLF; encoded by the coding sequence GTGCGCCTCGTCCTCGCGACCTGCTCGGTCGACTACGTCGGCCGCCTCACCGCCCACCTGCCGCTGGCCACCCGGCTGCTCATGGTGAAGGCGGACGGCTCGGTCCTCGTGCACTCCGACACCGGGGGCTACAAGCCGCTGATGTGGATGACCCCACCCTGCGCGACCGCCGAGGTCGACGGTGTCTGGACGGTCACCAACAAGGGCGGCGAGCAGCTCGTCATCACCGTCGAGGACGTCCAGCACGACACCGCGCACGAGCTCGGCACCGACCCGGGCCTGCAGAAGGACGGGGTCGAGAAGCAGCTGCAGGCCCTGCTCGCCGACCAGTGCCACGTCCTCGGTGACGGCTTCACGCTGGTGCAGCGGGAGTACTTCACCGACATCGGCCCGGTCGACCTGCTGTGCCGCGACGCGGCGGGTGCCCACGTGCTGGTCGAGGTGAAGCGGCACGCCGAGATCGACAGCGTCGAGCAGCTCACCCGCTACCTGCAGCGGGTGTCGACCGTGCTCGGCGACGGGGTGCGCGGCGTCCTCGCTGCGCAGTCGTTCAAGCCGCAGGCGAAGGTGCTCGCCGCCGACCGCGGCATCGCCTGCGTGCAGGTCGACTACGACCACCTGCGCGGCCTGGAGTCGCTCACGCCCACGCTGTTCTGA
- a CDS encoding prepilin-type N-terminal cleavage/methylation domain-containing protein → MRRDDAGVTLAELLVSVVLLGIVMSVLFGGVLSVHRTYRSVTSDVWNREDAMRATAWLSRDLRDALTVTRGATASTVSVWLDRDDDGLQSAAETITWSAGTTAAGAPALLRTAGDGSRRVLPSITELRLAYTPAAPASVRTVTATVSYARADGSPRGDTWTVRNRNTA, encoded by the coding sequence GTGAGGCGGGATGACGCGGGCGTGACGCTCGCGGAGCTGCTCGTCAGTGTGGTTCTCCTCGGCATCGTCATGTCGGTCCTGTTCGGGGGCGTGCTCTCGGTGCACCGGACCTACCGCAGCGTGACCTCCGACGTGTGGAACCGGGAGGACGCGATGCGGGCGACCGCCTGGCTCAGCCGAGACCTGCGCGACGCCCTGACGGTCACCCGCGGGGCCACAGCCAGCACGGTCAGCGTCTGGCTGGACCGCGACGACGACGGCCTGCAGTCCGCCGCGGAGACGATCACGTGGTCCGCGGGCACGACCGCCGCCGGTGCGCCCGCCCTGCTGCGGACGGCTGGAGACGGCAGCAGGCGCGTCCTCCCGTCAATCACCGAGCTGCGCCTGGCGTACACGCCGGCCGCGCCGGCCTCCGTGCGCACCGTGACGGCCACGGTGAGCTATGCCAGGGCTGACGGTTCGCCTCGCGGCGACACCTGGACCGTCCGGAACAGGAACACAGCGTGA
- a CDS encoding glycoside hydrolase family 31 protein — protein sequence MRGSRGPTSRRPELRLHRLPLEQSADQHLARKAGRAELGPPRRGSSQIYAEGVEQPKELTALQQAGCQLPRPQTLRDTTRSCAATLSGRHRTGGSHRSNPQPSLQDVADQWMLGDDVLVAPVLREGARTRDVVLPRGCWRYEPSGRRYDGGRQVRVAADLSTLPYFSTCVSRPFGQ from the coding sequence ATGAGGGGAAGTCGTGGCCCCACCAGCCGCCGGCCCGAGCTCCGGCTCCACCGACTGCCTCTCGAGCAGTCAGCGGACCAGCATCTCGCACGCAAGGCGGGTCGAGCTGAGCTCGGGCCTCCGCGGCGCGGTAGCAGCCAGATCTACGCCGAAGGCGTGGAGCAACCGAAGGAGTTGACAGCGCTGCAGCAGGCGGGTTGTCAGCTACCGCGGCCACAGACGCTCCGGGACACCACCCGATCGTGCGCAGCCACGCTGTCTGGACGGCACCGGACGGGAGGCTCTCACCGTTCGAACCCGCAACCGAGCCTGCAGGACGTGGCTGACCAGTGGATGCTCGGCGACGACGTCCTGGTCGCACCCGTCCTGCGCGAGGGTGCTCGCACGCGCGACGTGGTCCTGCCACGAGGGTGCTGGCGCTACGAGCCGAGCGGGCGCCGGTACGACGGCGGTCGACAGGTCCGGGTGGCCGCCGACCTGTCGACGCTGCCGTACTTCAGCACGTGCGTCTCGCGTCCCTTCGGCCAGTGA
- a CDS encoding methyltransferase domain-containing protein translates to MPDEARHIWAEDMSTAYDELLVPAVFRPWATDLATRAAAHGPQDVLELAAGTGVLTRALAVALPAARTTATDLNDAMVDVGRTKAPAATWRQADAMQLPFDDDSADLVACQFGVMFFPDRPAAYREVARVLRPGGRFLFTTWAALATHEVEAEVMAALAAVFPDDPPSFLARVPHGYHEVDRVAADLAMAGFRDLDVETVERECRAPSVDDLARGYCRGTPLRAEIEARGDLETCTGQVAAALRTRWGTGPVLARMSAHIVTASLG, encoded by the coding sequence ATGCCTGACGAGGCACGTCACATCTGGGCCGAGGACATGTCCACGGCGTACGACGAGCTCCTGGTCCCCGCGGTCTTCCGTCCATGGGCCACCGACCTCGCCACCCGTGCGGCCGCGCACGGGCCGCAGGACGTGCTCGAGCTCGCCGCGGGCACAGGTGTGCTCACGCGGGCCCTTGCGGTCGCCCTGCCCGCTGCGCGGACCACCGCGACAGACCTCAACGACGCGATGGTCGACGTCGGACGCACCAAGGCACCAGCGGCGACCTGGCGCCAGGCCGACGCGATGCAGCTGCCCTTTGACGACGACAGCGCCGACCTCGTCGCCTGCCAGTTCGGCGTCATGTTCTTCCCCGACCGGCCGGCCGCCTACCGCGAGGTCGCACGGGTGCTCCGACCCGGTGGCCGCTTCCTGTTCACCACCTGGGCAGCGCTCGCGACGCACGAGGTCGAGGCGGAGGTCATGGCAGCTCTCGCCGCCGTCTTCCCCGACGACCCACCGTCCTTCCTCGCCCGCGTGCCGCACGGCTACCACGAGGTGGACCGCGTCGCCGCTGACCTGGCGATGGCCGGCTTCCGCGACCTCGACGTCGAGACGGTCGAGCGCGAGTGCCGCGCGCCGAGCGTCGACGACCTCGCACGGGGCTACTGCCGAGGCACACCGCTGCGCGCCGAGATCGAGGCGCGCGGTGACCTCGAGACGTGCACGGGGCAGGTCGCAGCCGCGCTGCGCACGCGGTGGGGGACCGGACCGGTCCTCGCCCGGATGTCGGCTCACATCGTGACCGCCAGCCTCGGCTAG